A window of the Narcine bancroftii isolate sNarBan1 chromosome 4, sNarBan1.hap1, whole genome shotgun sequence genome harbors these coding sequences:
- the LOC138761546 gene encoding zinc finger protein 436-like, which translates to MSCELPRQQQDQIIEKTFRCLVCGKRFTRSSHLLTHQRVHTGERPFICSVCGKGFTLSSHLLTHQRVHTGERPFICSVCGKGFILSSHLLTHQRVHTGERPFPCSKCGKAFTQLSSLLKHQRVHARERPFACAECGRAFTQSSHLLTHQRIHTGERLFICSECGKGFTRASNLLTHQRVHTGERLLTCTECGRRFTKSSHLLKHRLIHTGERPFICSECGKGFAQSSNLLMHQQVHTGERPFTCPECGRGFAQSRYLVKHQQVHTGERPFTCLECGKGFTRSSNLMRHRRVHTGERPFTCLECGKGFIQSSHLLRHKQIHAVGKI; encoded by the coding sequence ATGTCATGTGAATTACCGAGGCAGCAACAAGATCAAATCATAGAGAAAACATTCAGGTGCTTGGTTTGTGGAAAGAGATTCACTCGGTCGTCTCACCTACTGACTCACCAGCGAGtacacactggggagaggcctttCATCTGCTCTGTGTGTGGCAAGGGATTCACTCTGTCATCCCACTTGCTGACGCACCAgagggttcacactggggagaggcctttCATCTGCTCTGTGTGCGGCAAGGGATTCATTCTGTCATCCCACCTGCTGAcgcaccagcgggttcacaccggaGAGAGGCCATTCCCCTGCTCCAAATGCGGGAAGGCTTTCACTCAGTTATCCAGCCTGTTGAAGCACCAGCGGGTTCACGCGAGAGAGAGGCCCTTCGCTTGCGCGGAGTGCGGGAGGGCATTCACTCAGTCATCCCACCTGTTGACTCACCAGCGGATACACACTGGAGAGAGGCTCTTCATTTGCTCTGAATGTGGGAAGGGATTTACCCGGGCATCCaatctgctgacccaccagcgggttcacaccggaGAGAGGTTGCTGACCTGCACAGAGTGCGGAAGGAGATTCACAAAGTCATCCCACCTCCTGAAGCATCGGCTAATTCACACTGGAGAGAGGCCTTTCATCTGCTCAGAGTGCGGAAAGGGCTTCGCCCAGTCATCCAACCTGCTGATGCATCAgcaggttcacactggggagaggcccttcacctgccctgagtgtgggAGGGGATTTGCCCAATCGAGGTACCTGGTGAAACATCAGCAGGTCCACACCGGAGAGAGGCCGTTCACCTGCTTggagtgtgggaaggggttcactCGGTCCTCCAACCTGATGAGGCACCGGCGCGTTCACAcaggggagaggccattcacctgtTTGGAGTGTGGGAAGGGATTCATTCAGTCCTCCCACCTGCTGAGACACAAGCAGATTCACGCTGtggggaaaatttaa